DNA sequence from the Stigmatella aurantiaca genome:
GCAGCCACCCGGCGGCCCAGGCGGTACTCGCCGCCATGGACCCCATCGCGCGCGTGCACCTGGGGGGCACCCTCTCGGAGTATCTCGCCTCGCCGCCTCCTCCCGAGAGCGAGGCGCACACGCTCCAGGCGCAGGGGCTGTACCAGCTGGCCATCTACGGCTCGTCCCTGGTGGTGTACCGGCTCCTGGAGTCCGAGGGCCTGGTGCCCCGGGTCTTCGTGGGGCACAGCTTCGGGGAGCTGGCGGCCATGGTCTGCGCGGGGGGCTTCACCGTGGAGGAGGGCACGGAGATCCTCTGCGAGCGCGTCACGGCGCTCCAGCAACTCGGCGCCCACAGCGGCTTCATGGCCGCGCTGGGAACCGGCGTGGCGCAGGCGGAGCAGTTGGTGAATCAGGTGGGCTCCCCGCAGCTCGCCATCGCGGCGGAGAACCACTCCGGGCAGACGGCCCTGTCGGGCGCGGAGGAGGCCATGGCCCAGGTCCAGCGCCTGTGTGGCCCCCTGCGCATCGCGTTCAAGCGGATGAACTCGCTCTACCCTTTCCACTGTCCCGGGGTGATGCAGCCCATCGCGGAGGACTTCGGCGCACGGCTGCGGCGCTTTGCCTCCCGGCCACTGAGGGCCCCTGTCTTCTCCCCCATCCTCGGCCGCTACTACGGCCCTGAGGAGCCCCTGACCGGCCACCTGGCCCAGCACCTGATTCACCGGGTCCGCTTCTCCACGGCCCTTCACACGCTGGCCCAGGAGGGGCTCACCGTCTTCATCGAGTGCGGTGCGTCCCGGGCGCTCTCC
Encoded proteins:
- a CDS encoding ACP S-malonyltransferase, which codes for MIQAPIAVLFPGQGGYFPGALAGLAGSHPAAQAVLAAMDPIARVHLGGTLSEYLASPPPPESEAHTLQAQGLYQLAIYGSSLVVYRLLESEGLVPRVFVGHSFGELAAMVCAGGFTVEEGTEILCERVTALQQLGAHSGFMAALGTGVAQAEQLVNQVGSPQLAIAAENHSGQTALSGAEEAMAQVQRLCGPLRIAFKRMNSLYPFHCPGVMQPIAEDFGARLRRFASRPLRAPVFSPILGRYYGPEEPLTGHLAQHLIHRVRFSTALHTLAQEGLTVFIECGASRALSSFAQSELEAPEVFTLTLLHSRAPAPESVAAGLQALRARRLLPEER